In one window of Mytilus trossulus isolate FHL-02 chromosome 7, PNRI_Mtr1.1.1.hap1, whole genome shotgun sequence DNA:
- the LOC134724629 gene encoding interferon-induced very large GTPase 1-like, producing the protein MATGFSDSIKDSDFQGFTAETDILDQLGLTEYFPETLSLEDVREHDFDTASRDSREIKWVLISKLIGLNSKARDVELEPYFKENAKRTNLEQNKENSSFDNLYSSVMKQFSPVVIANVQFNPLDVLFAIFCCCSPFLKQIIISKMFICRLAVPFISSEWIHVGQPIIWLWPLRSIMIEGRSRDNAAIQEGIVKSNLKIVSFIRIGRPVVSKSKLINQVMTDQYHDTFFNKDCPYGTSTRTLSNGLIEASWFLPTRDTRDTFSDVLMFLNLRGNGVDCKTQCQILRTTSHIILVILESKVMLEQDTIDMCISLQESGVCVVYAVDCSEEDPEIVPRNIQKFMQHMKSFFKSMKFINIVNQKGVATVKEEIRDAIRYFLNGKPDTTIESMAKQIMTCSVKSDELFSDICSRGRGKTTSIIDVVQKHKKTEILPLQNPIWMELTKIEKQQRRASETFEMKQVDKLEQTKQHLRRKQHERCENMSHAITKLISTMIELEKSPDELRFFISYLKQEMDEISRVNLPNLVQHYHMKWAKWESQKGKIDPKKLNAFKIDVDKAERNLVEAPFGFEHLIREIGQIYECVKIVSPTTDTIFIRTVIQCPRLVAKQLLLGQPFEIMDGDAANVPTTWVSAVFDEIIAIVGNVKLLSISVLGIQSSGKSTLLNTMFGLQFAVSAGRCTRGVFIQLVQVPKHKYPFEYIFVIDTEGLRAPELSDLKHEHDNELATFVIGLGDVTIINVKGENTAEVNDVLQIAVHAFLRLKLTAQNNISLYQSCLFVHQNVPAKDAKEKMMHGRKKFVENLDLMTKEAAEQENMSHISSFRQVMDFDSEDHVFYFSDLWYGDPPMAPVNPGYSKNVEMMKNFLLTDIVDKRTTFLTIEDTKQRITDLWEGILTDDFVYSFRNSLEIKAYNSIETTFQSITWSLERFVFEFIFKTAENEFGSCQNRENVRRIHSQIKIKFQQVLSNKLQSLIEKWYRALEKSPWKEIVVQWKETKANRLKQIAEDYRINAEEELNTLKEKYEFEVRNKTGLTLQEEDMLFDTAKSIAEQLKGKTPTDRQIQTEFSKMWKSLIDELGRKYNQNTTSVGDQIRCSLQELYQSDAAFLKTCIRQTDCQDYSELNRLKGSIRTKDIKEGHVGVQMYPSEKSRFVISKDHARLATVQITDHILERLDVMIDEKKSSNTKFNILYVKELFKTIENDIQTHNEHKENKAPFNLQKPYQAMLLNHVGKYAEKVFTEMDERYEESNGWQRRLSDHKRHLWELFVARVNEQSEEIGAASIFIQVVNDAVSSMVSKFLPIDVQNLVLMDFAHTKFHLMMTIMDGLAETEDFEQFCSYTKDSETFAKKWISDYIEKKLFLQDKDDTMNMYSTLANTRIVKTFGFLNKAVKYACNCSAQFQENDIDSWIGCFIEGLNKELPLSASSFRQVIGRQILNVQRFGNTLLNELSDLQIRVLGTFKTVTPSTVMWIGTNPSISTFTKLWGCKAHCPFCLEPCQKADEGHIYIDKNDVHTCIQHRPAGINGAFFANSTQMSIEVCNFQVQSNCKFRCSASHYECRNSGNCNSKDNITSHPFREYKTFIPAWDIAPSTSIRSSDYWSWYLATFVGNICDRYHIKLPDIPESWKIITKQEARTSLRKALN; encoded by the coding sequence ATGGCAACTGGTTTTAGTGACTCAATTAAGGACAGTGACTTCCAAGGCTTCACAGCAGAAACTGACATTCTGGATCAGCTTGGATTGACAGAGTATTTTCCTGAAACTTTATCTCTTGAGGACGTAAGAGAACATGACTTTGATACAGCCTCACGCGATTCACGTGAGATTAAATGGGTACTTATTTCAAAGCTAATAGGTTTAAATTCAAAAGCTCGTGATGTTGAATTAGAGCCATATTTCAAGGAAAATGCAAAAAGAACTAATTTAgagcaaaacaaagaaaatagttcCTTTGACAACCTGTATAGTTCTGTAATGAAACAGTTTTCTCCTGTAGTTATTGCCAACGTACAGTTCAATCCATTAGATGTCTTATTTGCTATTTTTTGCTGTTGTTCTCCTTTCTTAAAACAGATTATTATTTCAAAGATGTTTATTTGCCGACTAGCAGTTCCCTTTATATCATCAGAATGGATCCATGTAGGACAGCCAATAATATGGTTATGGCCATTGCGAAGCATAATGATTGAAGGAAGATCGAGAGATAATGCGGCAATTCAAGAAGGCATTGTCAAGAGCAATTTGAAGATCGTATCTTTTATACGCATAGGACGACCTGTtgtgtcaaaatcaaaattgattaaTCAAGTAATGACCGACCAGTATCATGATACGTTTTTTAACAAGGATTGTCCGTATGGAACAAGTACACGGACTTTAAGTAATGGTCTTATAGAGGCCTCGTGGTTTTTACCGACAAGAGATACGAGAGATACATTTTCCGATGTTCTAATGTTTCTGAACCTTAGAGGAAATGGAGTCGACTGCAAAACTCAATGTCAAATACTGAGGACAACATCGCATATTATCTTGGTTATATTAGAGTCAAAAGTAATGTTAGAGCAAGATACTATTGACATGTGTATATCTTTACAAGAATCTGGTGTATGTGTTGTGTATGCAGTAGACTGCAGCGAGGAAGACCCTGAAATAGTCCCTCGAAATATTCAGAAATTCATGCAACATATGAAATCATTCTTTAAGAGCATGAAATTCATCAACATAGTCAATCAAAAGGGAGTTGCTACTGTTAAAGAAGAAATTAGAGATGCTATAAGATATTTTTTGAATGGAAAGCCCGATACAACTATTGAAAGCATGGCAAAACAGATAATGACATGCAGTGTAAAGTCAGATGAGCTGTTCTCAGATATATGTTCTAGAGGAAGAGGAAAGACAACAAGTATCATTGATGTTGTTCAAAAGcacaaaaagacagaaatacTGCCATTGCAAAACCCTATTTGGATGGagttaacaaaaattgaaaagcaACAAAGAAGAGCTTCGGAAACTTTTGAAATGAAACAAGTAGACAAACTAGAACAAACAAAGCAACATCTTAGACGAAAACAACATGAAAGATGCGAAAATATGTCGCATGCAATAACTAAATTGATATCAACGATGATTGAGCTAGAAAAAAGTCCAGACGAGCTACGATTTTTCATCAGCTATCTTAAACAAGAAATGGATGAAATATCTCGGGTAAATCTTCCAAATCTGGTACAACACTATCATATGAAATGGGCTAAATGGGAATCTCAAAAAGGGAAAATTGACCCCAAGAAATTAAACGCATTTAAAATAGATGTAGATAAAGCTGAAAGAAATCTTGTGGAAGCTCCATTTGGATTTGAACATTTGATAAGAGAAATAGGACAAATATATGAATGTGTTAAGATTGTTAGTCCTACAAcagacacaatttttataaGGACTGTTATTCAATGTCCACGGTTGGTAGCCAAACAATTGCTTTTAGGACAACCGTTTGAGATCATGGATGGTGATGCTGCAAATGTTCCGACAACATGGGTGTCtgcagtttttgatgaaataatagCTATCGTAGGTAATGTGAAACTTTTGTCAATTTCTGTTCTTGGAATCCAAAGCTCCGGCAAGTCAACGTTGTTGAATACAATGTTTGGCCTTCAATTTGCCGTAAGTGCAGGTAGATGTACAAGAGGGGTATTTATTCAGTTGGTACAAGTGCCAAAACACAAATATCCTTTcgagtatatatttgttattgataCAGAGGGATTAAGGGCACCAGAACTATCCGACCTTAAGCATGAACACGACAACGAATTAGCAACATTTGTGATTGGACTTGGagatgtaacaataataaacgTGAAAGGTGAAAACACAGCAGAGGTCAATGATGTACTACAGATTGCAGTCCATGCATTTCTTAGACTGAAGTTAACAGCTCAAAATAACATTAGTTTATATCAATCCTGTCTTTTTGTTCACCAGAACGTACCTGCGAAAGatgcaaaagaaaaaatgatgCATGGGAGAAagaaatttgttgaaaatttagatCTCATGACTAAAGAAGCAGCCGAGCAAGAAAATATGTCGCACATTTCATCTTTCCGGCAAGTCATGGATTTCGACAGTGAAGatcatgtgttttatttttctgatttgTGGTACGGAGATCCGCCAATGGCACCTGTTAATCCAGGGTACAGCAAAAATGTAGAAATGATGAAAAACTTTCTACTGACCGACATTGTTGACAAAAGAACTACCTTTTTGACCATAGAAGACACAAAACAGAGAATAACAGATCTTTGGGAGGGAATTTTAACAGATGATTTCGTATACAGTTTTAGAAATAGTTTGGAAATCAAAGCCTATAATTCAATTGAAACCACTTTTCAGAGTATAACATGGAGTTTGGAAAGATTTGTGTtcgaatttatttttaaaacagctGAAAACGAATTTGGGAGTTGTCAGAACAGAGAAAACGTTAGAAGAATACACAGtcagattaaaataaaatttcaacaagTTTTATCCAATAAACTGCAAtctttgatagaaaaatggtaCAGGGCATTGGAGAAAAGTCCATGGAAAGAAATTGTTGTACAATGGAAGGAAACAAAAGCTAATCGACTTAAACAAATAGCCGAGGACTACAGAATAAATGCTGAAGAGGAACTTAATACCCTAAAAGAGAAATATGAATTTGAAGTCAGAAACAAGACTGGCCTCACTTTACAAGAAGAAGATATGTTGTTTGATACAGCAAAAAGCATAGCTGAACAGCTAAAAGGCAAAACACCAACAGATAGACAAATCCAAAccgaattttcaaaaatgtggaAGTCACTAATAGACGAGCTAGGCAGAAAATACAATCAAAACACAACTTCTGTTGGGGATCAAATTCGATGTTCTTTGCAAGAATTATACCAGTCGGATGCAGCGTTTTTGAAAACCTGCATTCGTCAGACCGATTGTCAAGACTACAGCGAATTGAATCGTCTGAAGGGTTCCATACGAACAAAAGATATCAAAGAAGGACACGTAGGAGTGCAGATGTATCCATCAGAGAAGTCAAGATTTGTCATTTCGAAAGATCATGCAAGATTAGCTACAGTACAAATTACGGATCATATCCTTGAAAGATTAGATGTCATGATTGATGAAAAGAAGAgttcaaatacaaaattcaatattCTGTATGTCAAAGAATTATTCAAAACTATTGAAAACGACATTCAAACCCATAACGAGCACAAAGAAAATAAAGCACCTTTTAATCTCCAAAAGCCATATCAGGCAATGTTACTTAATCATGTTGGGAAGTATGCAGAAaaggtatttactgaaatggATGAAAGATATGAGGAATCGAACGGTTGGCAACGAAGACTTTCTGACCATAAACGACACCTTTGGGAGTTATTCGTTGCTAGAGTTAATGAGCAATCAGAGGAAATAGGAGCTGCTTCTATTTTCATACAAGTTGTCAACGATGCAGTATCTTCCATGGTGTCAAAGTTTTTACCTATCGACGTGCAAAATCTTGTGTTGATGGATTTTGCTCATACAAAATTTCATCTTATGATGACAATTATGGATGGCTTAGCCGAAACAGAAGATTTTGAGCAATTCTGTTCATATACAAAAGATTCAGAGACATTCGCAAAAAAGTGGATATCTGACTATATAGAAAAGAAACTATTTCTTCAAGATAAGGATGATACGATGAATATGTATTCTACCCTTGCAAATACTAGAATAGTGAAAACATTTGGATTTTTAAACAAAGCGGTTAAGTATGCCTGTAATTGTTCTGCACAATTTCAAGAAAACGACATTGATAGTTGGATAGGTTGTTTTATCGAAGGATTAAACAAAGAACTTCCTTTATCAGCATCCAGTTTTAGACAAGTAATTGGAAGACAAATTCTAAATGTGCAGCGATTTGGTAATACATTGTTGAACGAACTTTCCGACCTTCAAATTAGAGTACTAGGAACTTTCAAGACCGTGACGCCGTCAACTGTTATGTGGATTGGGACAAATCCATCGATAAGCACATTTACGAAATTGTGGGGATGTAAAGCACATTGTCCATTTTGTTTAGAACCTTGTCAAAAAGCAGATGAAGGGCATATTTATATAGACAAAAATGATGTGCATACATGCATTCAACACAGACCAGCTGGTATCAATGGGGCATTTTTTGCCAATAGCACACAAATGTCAATAGAAGTATGTAATTTTCAAGTTCAGTCCAATTGCAAATTCAGATGCTCAGCCTCACATTATGAATGCAGAAATTCGGGAAACTGCAACTCAAAAGACAATATTACATCACACCCGTTTAGAgaatacaaaacatttattcCTGCCTGGGATATTGCTCCAAGCACTTCAATTCGATCATCAGATTACTGGTCGTGGTATCTTGCGACATTTGTTGGGAACATATGCGATCGATACCACATAAAACTACCCGATATTCCAGAATCATGGAAAATCATTACGAAACAGGAGGCAAGGACATCACTGCGTAAAGCATTGAATTAA